The following proteins are encoded in a genomic region of Phragmites australis chromosome 9, lpPhrAust1.1, whole genome shotgun sequence:
- the LOC133928794 gene encoding uncharacterized protein LOC133928794 isoform X2 — protein sequence MVRSKKVPKKPKDPLLTPPSKLRGGFLDEGRTRNRGGAAMSPTPASVPNYMRATSSSDAKGGHRARLGPATASASPKRRRPAVRVVTKGKVLFPEVPGCSGSGPGRATCSSTMKEAKFPDTLDLAPGATDVEGPAAMRVCPYTYCSLNGHAHAPAVPLLSFLASRRRLIKTQQRMKLKGASAFRKKSGDKNGGAGAKVAPLIDEEAVGDFFVEVYAGPRVSSDMSCSDMSLDEMDATVRRMEFVMFDRCGADEENEKGKDLAVCRDAERLPRLEERRDACRDSSSECSGADIAGDFVELPWMRYHGYEYDILDDEILEEQRVRNEEAGEAEISEEQEDEEGTSGRSADECDEDAGEEQEANDEEKSSNPPGETEIVTEQESVVCRVEACEELDGRDEDNILDTVCHGEPSAGQGTAEEKLSEDVYKSAIPDQEVAGKADTILEESCKEETSADREAKDDECSVESDGESEVTEEQDVKDEESTPDDGSEMEISEDTISSDGCREYFSEEVTSRAVLADDVFEQYDSIADDNTANDVFEQHGCPANAQNDAKKELGITTSNLEVDSEETAIDQQTNQDGTVDGTKDDRKELEITTYKLEEASEESDTAQASNPDGIPTCVNYGAQMEPEITICKLKDASEESGVTQESSINDNAEYVTDGAGMGLEITRCKLEYASEETGIDQETVEDDDSACVSDDAQNDLEITECKSEDTFKEPVTIQEVDESDIAANVSSAAQNESELTKCIIGQEADHDDCSAYVTEGSQNESEVTTRESEGAQEESDAVKEEEDEVNTAGSLKRSEITACESGGASEKSAMPQEADGHDNTIDASDSAQKDITMPKLDACDDIHVTEETNQLFNVQIPEHKYDCTAEGHAEPQNISAEFTDAKEPSIDDICGAFSGMNLKGDVYFDPAESTTCPRNKLIISRRRRTPEEEEYIRGFNPRPPNFLPLELDPDAEKVDLKHQMMDERKNAEEWMIDYALRRAVTNLAPAQKKKVELLVQAFETVLPHDEDGKKSITPTRPVLACN from the exons ATGGTGCGGAGCAAAAAGGTGCCGAAAAAGCCCAAGGACCCGCTCCTGACGCCTCCGTCCAAGCTCAGGGGCGGCTTCCTGGACGAGGGCCGGACGAGGAACCGTGGCGGCGCGGCCATGTCCCCGACGCCGGCGTCGGTGCCCAACTACATGCGGGCCACCAGCAGCTCCGACGCCAAGGGCGGTCACCGCGCGCGGCTGGGGCCGGCGACGGCGTCGGCGTCGCCCAAGAGGCGGAGGCCGGCGGTGCGGGTGGTGACGAAGGGGAAGGTGCTGTTCCCGGAGGTGCCAGGCTGCTCCGGCTCGGGCCCGGGCCGCGCCACGTGCTCGTCGACGATGAAGGAGGCCAAGTTCCCCGACACGCTCGACCTCGCGCCGGGCGCCACCGACGTCGAGGGCCCCGCGGCGATGCGGGTGTGCCCGTACACCTACTGCTCCCTCAACGGCCACGCGCACGCGCCGGCAGTGCCGCTCCTGAGCTTCCTCGCGTCGCGGCGGCGGCTCATCAAGACGCAGCAGAGAATGAAGCTCAAGGGCGCCTCGGCCTTCCGCAAGAAATCAGGGGACAAgaacggcggcgccggcgcaaAGGTTGCGCCTTTGATCGACGAGGAGGCGGTCGGCGACTTCTTCGTCGAAGTGTACGCTGGCCCGAGGGTGAGCTCGGACATGAGCTGCAGCGACATGTCCTTGGACGAGATGGATGCGACGGTGAGAAGGATGGAGTTCGTCATGTTCGACCGGTGCGGCGCGGACGAGGAGAACGAGAAGGGGAAGGATCTTGCTGTTTGCCGTGATGCAGAGCGTCTCCCGAGGTTGGAGGAGAGGCGTGATGCATGCAGGGACAGTTCGTCGGAGTGCAGCGGTGCAGACATCGCCGGCGATTTCGTTGAGTTGCCTTGGATGAGGTACCACGGCTACGAGTATGATATTTTGGATGATGAGATCTTGGAAGAACAGAGGGTGAGAAATGAGGAGGCTGGTGAAGCAGAGATTTCTGAGGagcaagaagatgaagaaggaaCATCTGGTAGATCGGCAGATGAGTGCGACGAGGATGCTGGTGAAGAACAGGAAGCAAATGATGAGGAAAAAAGTTCGAATCCGCCCGGTGAAACGGAGATCGTCACAGAGCAAGAAAGTGTTGTTTGCAGAGTGGAGGCCTGCGAGGAGCTGGATGGAAGAGATGAAGACAACATCCTGGACACAGTGTGTCATGGGGAGCCTTCTGCTGGACAAGGGACAGCAGAAGAGAAGCTCTCTGAGGATGTCTACAAATCAGCGATTCCTGATCAAGAAGTAGCTGGAAAGGCGGATACTATCCTGGAAGAGAGCTGCAAAGAGGAGACTTCAGCGGATCGAGAAGCAAAAGATGATGAGTGCAGCGTGGAATCTGACGGCGAATCAGAGGTCACTGAGGAGCAGGATGTGAAGGATGAAGAGAGCACGCCAGATGATGGCTCTGAAATGGAGATTTCTGAGGATACTATCTCCAGTGATGGATGCAGAGAGTATTTCTCTGAGGAAGTAACCTCCAGAGCTGTCTTAGCAG ACGATGTGTTTGAACAATATGACAGTATTGCAGATGACAATACTGCGAATGATGTATTTGAACAACATGGCTGCCCTGCAAATGCCCAAAATGATGCTAAAAAGGAATTGGGTATCACAACAAGCAACCTTGAAGTTGACTCTGAAGAAACTGCTATTGATCAACAAACCAATCAAGATGGCACTGTGGATGGCACGAAAGACGATCGAAAGGAATTGGAGATTACGACATACAAATTGGAAGAAGCTTCTGAAGAATCTGATACTGCTCAAGCAAGCAACCCCGATGGTATCCCCACATGTGTCAATTATGGTGCTCAAATGGAACCAGAGATTACAATATGCAAGTTGAAGGATGCTTCTGAAGAATCTGGTGTCACTCAAGAAAGCAGCATAAATGATAATGCGGAATATGTTACAGATGGTGCTGGAATGGGACTAGAAATTACCAGATGCAAATTAGAATATGCTTCTGAAGAAACTGGGATTGATCAAGAGACTGTAGAAGATGATGACTCTGCATGTGTCAGTGATGATGCTCAAAATGATTTGGAGATCACCGAATGCAAATCGGAAGATACTTTTAAAGAACCTGTTACCATTCAAGAAGTTGATGAGAGTGATATTGCTGCAAATGTCAGTTCTGCTGCTCAAAATGAATCCGAGCTTACCAAATGCATTATTGGTCAAGAAGCTGATCATGATGATTGCTCTGCATATGTCACTGAGGGTTCTCAAAATGAATCTGAGGTTACCACTCGTGAATCAGAAGGTGCTCAAGAAGAATCAGATGCGGTtaaggaagaagaggatgaggtcaacactgcAGGTTCTCTGAAGAGATCAGAAATTACAGCATGTGAATCAGGAGGTGCTTCTGAAAAATCTGCTATGCCTCAAGAGGCTGATGGGCATGATAATACCATAGATGCAAGTGACAGTGCCCAAAAGGATATTACCATGCCAAAATTGGATGCTTGTGATGATATTCATGTTACCGAAGAAACTAATCAATTGTTCAATGTGCAAATACCAGAGCACAAGTACGACTGCACTGCCGAAGGCCACGCAGAACCTCAGAACATATCAGCAGAATTTACTGATGCAAAAGAACCTTCCATTGATGACATATGCGGCGCGTTCAGTGGGATGAACCTCAAAGGGGATGTATATTTTGATCCTGCTGAGTCCACCACGTGTCCAAGGAATAAATTGATCATCTCCAGGAGGAGGAGAACACCTGAAGAGGAGGAATACATACGAGGTTTTAATCCACGGCCACCAAATTTTCTTCCTCTGGAATTGGATCCAGACGCAGAAAAGGTTGACCTCAAACATCAAATGATGGATGAGCGGAAGAATGCTGAAGAGTGGATGATCGATTATGCACTTAGGAGGGCAGTAACAAACTTAGCTCCTGCTCAAAAAAAGAAAGTAGAGCTTCTTGTCCAGGCCTTTGAGACTGTCCTACCGCATGATGAGGATGGTAAGAAGAGCATCACACCCACAAGGCCTGTCCTGGCCTGCAACTGA
- the LOC133928794 gene encoding uncharacterized protein LOC133928794 isoform X1 has product MVRSKKVPKKPKDPLLTPPSKLRGGFLDEGRTRNRGGAAMSPTPASVPNYMRATSSSDAKGGHRARLGPATASASPKRRRPAVRVVTKGKVLFPEVPGCSGSGPGRATCSSTMKEAKFPDTLDLAPGATDVEGPAAMRVCPYTYCSLNGHAHAPAVPLLSFLASRRRLIKTQQRMKLKGASAFRKKSGDKNGGAGAKVAPLIDEEAVGDFFVEVYAGPRVSSDMSCSDMSLDEMDATVRRMEFVMFDRCGADEENEKGKDLAVCRDAERLPRLEERRDACRDSSSECSGADIAGDFVELPWMRYHGYEYDILDDEILEEQRVRNEEAGEAEISEEQEDEEGTSGRSADECDEDAGEEQEANDEEKSSNPPGETEIVTEQESVVCRVEACEELDGRDEDNILDTVCHGEPSAGQGTAEEKLSEDVYKSAIPDQEVAGKADTILEESCKEETSADREAKDDECSVESDGESEVTEEQDVKDEESTPDDGSEMEISEDTISSDGCREYFSEEVTSRAVLAGEVSYFNSIDLPDVDIQKLSIDDFKQNDCTADDVFEQYDSIADDNTANDVFEQHGCPANAQNDAKKELGITTSNLEVDSEETAIDQQTNQDGTVDGTKDDRKELEITTYKLEEASEESDTAQASNPDGIPTCVNYGAQMEPEITICKLKDASEESGVTQESSINDNAEYVTDGAGMGLEITRCKLEYASEETGIDQETVEDDDSACVSDDAQNDLEITECKSEDTFKEPVTIQEVDESDIAANVSSAAQNESELTKCIIGQEADHDDCSAYVTEGSQNESEVTTRESEGAQEESDAVKEEEDEVNTAGSLKRSEITACESGGASEKSAMPQEADGHDNTIDASDSAQKDITMPKLDACDDIHVTEETNQLFNVQIPEHKYDCTAEGHAEPQNISAEFTDAKEPSIDDICGAFSGMNLKGDVYFDPAESTTCPRNKLIISRRRRTPEEEEYIRGFNPRPPNFLPLELDPDAEKVDLKHQMMDERKNAEEWMIDYALRRAVTNLAPAQKKKVELLVQAFETVLPHDEDGKKSITPTRPVLACN; this is encoded by the coding sequence ATGGTGCGGAGCAAAAAGGTGCCGAAAAAGCCCAAGGACCCGCTCCTGACGCCTCCGTCCAAGCTCAGGGGCGGCTTCCTGGACGAGGGCCGGACGAGGAACCGTGGCGGCGCGGCCATGTCCCCGACGCCGGCGTCGGTGCCCAACTACATGCGGGCCACCAGCAGCTCCGACGCCAAGGGCGGTCACCGCGCGCGGCTGGGGCCGGCGACGGCGTCGGCGTCGCCCAAGAGGCGGAGGCCGGCGGTGCGGGTGGTGACGAAGGGGAAGGTGCTGTTCCCGGAGGTGCCAGGCTGCTCCGGCTCGGGCCCGGGCCGCGCCACGTGCTCGTCGACGATGAAGGAGGCCAAGTTCCCCGACACGCTCGACCTCGCGCCGGGCGCCACCGACGTCGAGGGCCCCGCGGCGATGCGGGTGTGCCCGTACACCTACTGCTCCCTCAACGGCCACGCGCACGCGCCGGCAGTGCCGCTCCTGAGCTTCCTCGCGTCGCGGCGGCGGCTCATCAAGACGCAGCAGAGAATGAAGCTCAAGGGCGCCTCGGCCTTCCGCAAGAAATCAGGGGACAAgaacggcggcgccggcgcaaAGGTTGCGCCTTTGATCGACGAGGAGGCGGTCGGCGACTTCTTCGTCGAAGTGTACGCTGGCCCGAGGGTGAGCTCGGACATGAGCTGCAGCGACATGTCCTTGGACGAGATGGATGCGACGGTGAGAAGGATGGAGTTCGTCATGTTCGACCGGTGCGGCGCGGACGAGGAGAACGAGAAGGGGAAGGATCTTGCTGTTTGCCGTGATGCAGAGCGTCTCCCGAGGTTGGAGGAGAGGCGTGATGCATGCAGGGACAGTTCGTCGGAGTGCAGCGGTGCAGACATCGCCGGCGATTTCGTTGAGTTGCCTTGGATGAGGTACCACGGCTACGAGTATGATATTTTGGATGATGAGATCTTGGAAGAACAGAGGGTGAGAAATGAGGAGGCTGGTGAAGCAGAGATTTCTGAGGagcaagaagatgaagaaggaaCATCTGGTAGATCGGCAGATGAGTGCGACGAGGATGCTGGTGAAGAACAGGAAGCAAATGATGAGGAAAAAAGTTCGAATCCGCCCGGTGAAACGGAGATCGTCACAGAGCAAGAAAGTGTTGTTTGCAGAGTGGAGGCCTGCGAGGAGCTGGATGGAAGAGATGAAGACAACATCCTGGACACAGTGTGTCATGGGGAGCCTTCTGCTGGACAAGGGACAGCAGAAGAGAAGCTCTCTGAGGATGTCTACAAATCAGCGATTCCTGATCAAGAAGTAGCTGGAAAGGCGGATACTATCCTGGAAGAGAGCTGCAAAGAGGAGACTTCAGCGGATCGAGAAGCAAAAGATGATGAGTGCAGCGTGGAATCTGACGGCGAATCAGAGGTCACTGAGGAGCAGGATGTGAAGGATGAAGAGAGCACGCCAGATGATGGCTCTGAAATGGAGATTTCTGAGGATACTATCTCCAGTGATGGATGCAGAGAGTATTTCTCTGAGGAAGTAACCTCCAGAGCTGTCTTAGCAGGTGAAGTTTCTTACTTCAACTCAATTGATTTGCCAGATGTTGATATCCAGAAACTATCAATTGATGACTTCAAACAAAATGATTGTACTGCAGACGATGTGTTTGAACAATATGACAGTATTGCAGATGACAATACTGCGAATGATGTATTTGAACAACATGGCTGCCCTGCAAATGCCCAAAATGATGCTAAAAAGGAATTGGGTATCACAACAAGCAACCTTGAAGTTGACTCTGAAGAAACTGCTATTGATCAACAAACCAATCAAGATGGCACTGTGGATGGCACGAAAGACGATCGAAAGGAATTGGAGATTACGACATACAAATTGGAAGAAGCTTCTGAAGAATCTGATACTGCTCAAGCAAGCAACCCCGATGGTATCCCCACATGTGTCAATTATGGTGCTCAAATGGAACCAGAGATTACAATATGCAAGTTGAAGGATGCTTCTGAAGAATCTGGTGTCACTCAAGAAAGCAGCATAAATGATAATGCGGAATATGTTACAGATGGTGCTGGAATGGGACTAGAAATTACCAGATGCAAATTAGAATATGCTTCTGAAGAAACTGGGATTGATCAAGAGACTGTAGAAGATGATGACTCTGCATGTGTCAGTGATGATGCTCAAAATGATTTGGAGATCACCGAATGCAAATCGGAAGATACTTTTAAAGAACCTGTTACCATTCAAGAAGTTGATGAGAGTGATATTGCTGCAAATGTCAGTTCTGCTGCTCAAAATGAATCCGAGCTTACCAAATGCATTATTGGTCAAGAAGCTGATCATGATGATTGCTCTGCATATGTCACTGAGGGTTCTCAAAATGAATCTGAGGTTACCACTCGTGAATCAGAAGGTGCTCAAGAAGAATCAGATGCGGTtaaggaagaagaggatgaggtcaacactgcAGGTTCTCTGAAGAGATCAGAAATTACAGCATGTGAATCAGGAGGTGCTTCTGAAAAATCTGCTATGCCTCAAGAGGCTGATGGGCATGATAATACCATAGATGCAAGTGACAGTGCCCAAAAGGATATTACCATGCCAAAATTGGATGCTTGTGATGATATTCATGTTACCGAAGAAACTAATCAATTGTTCAATGTGCAAATACCAGAGCACAAGTACGACTGCACTGCCGAAGGCCACGCAGAACCTCAGAACATATCAGCAGAATTTACTGATGCAAAAGAACCTTCCATTGATGACATATGCGGCGCGTTCAGTGGGATGAACCTCAAAGGGGATGTATATTTTGATCCTGCTGAGTCCACCACGTGTCCAAGGAATAAATTGATCATCTCCAGGAGGAGGAGAACACCTGAAGAGGAGGAATACATACGAGGTTTTAATCCACGGCCACCAAATTTTCTTCCTCTGGAATTGGATCCAGACGCAGAAAAGGTTGACCTCAAACATCAAATGATGGATGAGCGGAAGAATGCTGAAGAGTGGATGATCGATTATGCACTTAGGAGGGCAGTAACAAACTTAGCTCCTGCTCAAAAAAAGAAAGTAGAGCTTCTTGTCCAGGCCTTTGAGACTGTCCTACCGCATGATGAGGATGGTAAGAAGAGCATCACACCCACAAGGCCTGTCCTGGCCTGCAACTGA